From the genome of Impatiens glandulifera chromosome 9, dImpGla2.1, whole genome shotgun sequence, one region includes:
- the LOC124915625 gene encoding (S)-8-oxocitronellyl enol synthase CYC2, whose product MTIDKCNGLLGSVQLMENVAIIFGVTGLVGKELAKKLLSEPGWKVYGIARRPEAIPAAVQNPKKYNFISCDLLNPTETHQKLNSHLDPQYVTHMFWVTWAGQHPLDTKECYEQNKAMMANALNAILPRAKSLKHFSLQTGTKHYVSLQAPFNSKSPRFFSEDIHRARPVQYNFYYALEDLLREKLAGKVSWSVHRPGLIMGSSRRTLFNVMGTLCVYGTICKYLNMPFLFGGTRDCWEEMFIDGSDAQLVAKQHVWAATSDHEYSGQGQAFNAINGESFSWKKAWPSIGMKFGVEVTRMENFSEEFTFAAAMADMGRVWKEIVKREGLVETEIGDLANWEFMDCLFRCPVKMLGTREKADRMGFRTRCDTTESILYWIEIMRKEKLIP is encoded by the coding sequence ATGACGATAGACAAATGCAATGGATTGTTAGGATCTGTTCAATTGATGGAAAACGTTGCAATCATCTTCGGGGTAACAGGCCTTGTCGGGAAGGAACTAGCCAAGAAGCTTCTCTCCGAACCAGGATGGAAAGTTTATGGTATAGCCCGCCGGCCTGAGGCCATTCCAGCAGCTGTTCAGAATCCTAAGAAATACAATTTTATCTCCTGCGACCTACTCAATCCTACAGAAACCCATCAAAAGCTAAATTCTCATCTTGATCCCCAATATGTGACTCATATGTTTTGGGTCACCTGGGCAGGACAACATCCATTAGACACTAAAGAATGTTACGAGCAGAACAAAGCCATGATGGCCAATGCCCTCAACGCCATTCTCCCACGGGCCAAATCTCTGAAGCACTTTTCTCTCCAAACTGGGACCAAGCATTACGTGTCCCTCCAAGCCCCCTTTAACTCCAAATCACCTCGATTCTTCAGCGAGGACATTCATCGAGCACGTCCTGTGCAATACAACTTTTACTACGCATTGGAGGATCTTCTTCGGGAGAAACTCGCCGGGAAAGTGTCATGGTCGGTGCATAGGCCGGGTCTAATCATGGGGAGTTCGAGGAGAACGTTATTCAATGTTATGGGCACTCTGTGTGTGTACGGAACGATCTGCAAGTACCTGAATATGCCCTTTCTATTTGGAGGCACGAGAGATTGCTGGGAAGAGATGTTTATCGACGGTTCCGATGCGCAACTTGTAGCGAAGCAGCACGTGTGGGCGGCGACAAGCGATCACGAATACAGCGGCCAAGGGCAGGCGTTTAACGCCATCAACGGTGAGAGCTTCAGCTGGAAGAAAGCATGGCCGAGCATAGGGATGAAATTTGGAGTGGAAGTAACGCGGATGGAAAATTTCTCCGAGGAGTTCACGTTTGCGGCGGCGATGGCGGACATGGGGAGAGTTTGGAAGGAGATAGTAAAGAGAGAAGGACTGGTGGAGACGGAGATTGGGGATCTGGCGAACTGGGAATTCATGGATTGCTTATTCCGATGTCCGGTGAAAATGCTGGGTACGCGAGAGAAAGCTGATCGGATGGGATTCAGAACAAGATGTGATACAACTGAATCAATTTTGTATTGGATTGAAATCATGAGAAAGGAGAAACTCATCCCGTAA
- the LOC124915628 gene encoding peptidyl-prolyl cis-trans isomerase CYP20-1-like: MGSSTTKMAWIFLFFAVVSLAQADKSSKKLKEVTHKVYFDIEIAGKPAGRIEIGLFGNAVPKTAENFRALCTGEHGIGKSGKPLHYKGSSFHRIIPSFMIQGGDFTLGDGRGGESIYGEKFADENFKIKHTGPGILSMANSGKNTNGSQFFITTVTTSWLDGRHVVFGKVLSGMDVVYKVEAQGNQSGTPKSKVVIADSGELPL; this comes from the exons ATGGGATCGTCTACAACAAAAATGGCATGGATCTTTCTCTTCTTTGCAGTCGTATCTCTAGCTCAG GCAGATAAGTCAAGTAAGAAGCTGAAGGAAGTGACTCACAAGGTTTATTTTGACATTGAGATTGCTGGAAAACCAGCCG GACGCATTGAGATTGGTCTTTTTGGGAATGCAGTCCCTAAAACAGCCG AAAATTTCCGAGCATTGTGCACAG GGGAGCATGGTATTGGAAAAAGTGGAAAACCTCTTCACTACAAAGGAAGCTCTTTCCACAGAATTATTCCCAGCTTTATGATCCAAGGAGGTGATTTTACTCTAGGTGATGGAAGAGGTGGAGAATCAATCTATGGCGAAAAGTTTGCTGATGAAAATTTCAAGATAAAGCACACTGGTCCAG GGATTCTTTCTATGGCCAACTCTGGCAAAAACACCAATGGGTCTCAGTTCTTCATCACAACTGTCACAACTAGCTG GCTGGATGGTCGACATGTTGTGTTTGGGAAGGTGTTATCAGGAATGGATGTAGTTTACAAAGTTGAAGCTCAAGGCAATCAGAGTGGTACCCCCAAAAGCAAGGTGGTCATAGCAGATAGTGGCGAACTTCCTCTATAG
- the LOC124915626 gene encoding E3 ubiquitin-protein ligase APD2-like — MDDDDDNHTSPLLPSPPPNSIEEPSSSASQSQIYENAVGEDDTRRRPETSYRINITVFGGVSRRINDDVLSCLIVLVAFWFFASMFMIFGLYGTMNLQLGPNCSRMLQVNPFFVQTIRAEEIDDSRNGLMLYGFYDIPPLDTEVTWSETHNMLIPSNFHKDWAHFLNKGSEMNISYSVKSSSSIPLSLIIAEGRENLVEWMEDPSYPNTTLSWNIIQGNGIIHQKIQKSYMYYIAVGNLNSMEVEVQLNFTIKGIMYNTTNAFYKCSLSRRLCSYNLFIYGTNYALVTSPPIPQSLPYFDWYVKFAYGPRLITYITGSGMMTVIILLALRICGMLQIFTEEARGMQARDFISDRTPLILHKDDDLLSWGSSYDSISDEEEEEESLDIRRSVDDAQRTCVKCSDAEKNCFFLPCGHGVVCFSCGIRTKEEGGTCPICQREIKKVRKIFTV; from the exons ATGGACGACGACGACGACAACCACACGTCGCCTCTTCTTCCTTCACCTCCTCCTAATTCCATCGAGGAGCCGTCTTCTTCCGCTTCCCAGTCACAGATTTATGAGAATGCCGTCGGAGAAGACGACACACGCCGCCGGCCGGAAACTTCTTATCGGATTAACATAACTGTATTTGGTGGGGTATCCAGACGGATAAATGACGACGTGTTATCCTGCCTAATCGTGCTCGTCGCCTTTTGGTTCTTCG CATCCATGTTTATGATATTTGGACTCTATGGGACTATGAACTTGCAACTTGGTCCAAATTGCTCGCGCATGCTACAAGTTAATCCATTTTTTGTCCAGACAATTAGG GCTGAAGAAATTGATGATTCAAGAAACGGTCTTATGCTCTATGGATTCTATGATATCCCACCTCTGGATACAGAAGTAACATGGTCTGAAACACACAATATGTTGATTCCATCCAACTTTCACAAG GATTGGGCTCACTTTCTTAATAAAGGATCTGAAATGAATATCTCTTACAGTGTCAAGTCCTCCAGTTCGATACCATTGTCTCTCATAATAGCTGAGG GGAGAGAGAACCTGGTAGAATGGATGGAGGATCCATCATACCCAAATACAACATTGTCTTGGAACATTATTCAAG GAAATGGCATAATCCACCAGAAAATACAGAAGTCTTACATGTATTATATTGCAGTGGGTAATTTGAACTCCATGGAAGTGGAG GTTCAACTAAATTTCACTATCAAGGGCATCATGTACAACACAACTAATGCATTTTACAAGTGTTCCTTGAGTCGCCGGCTATGTAGTTACAATCTTTTCATCTATGGAACAAATTATGCGCTTGTAACTTCACCACCAATACCTCAG TCTTTGCCATACTTTGACTGGTATGTCAAGTTTGCTTATGGACCACGCTTGATAACATACATCACTGGTTCTG GCATGATGACAGTGATCATCCTATTGGCACTTAGAATATGCGGCATGTTGCAAATATTTACTGAAGAAGCAAGAGGAATGCAAGCGAGGGATTTTATAAGCGACAGAACTCCATTGATTCTGCATAAAGATGATGATCTATTGAGTTGGGGTTCTTCGTATGATTCTATCTCAgacgaggaggaggaggaggagtcTCTTGATATTAGGAGGTCGGTAGATGATGCTCAGCGCACTTGTGTGAAATGCAGTGATGCGGAGAAGAACTGTTTTTTCCTTCCATGTGGACATGGTGTTGTTTGTTTTTCGTGTGGAATACG GACTAAGGAAGAGGGTGGAACTTGCCCAATTTGCCAGAGGGAAATAAAGAAAGTGAGGAAGATATTCACAGTTTGA